The genome window GGTGGCATGGGTGGCATGGGCGGCATGGACTTCTAAGTCCGGCCTTTTCCAAGCCCAAAAGACAAGAACCCCGGCAGCTTCGGCTGCCGGGGTTTTTCTTTGCACCAGGGAACAGGCGCGTACCTTTTGCGCGTGTACTGTTCAGCCTCACGGCTCTGTGCTTTAGTATATTTCAGATTGCACATGGAATGGACGAAAGGGGCTGACAATAACGTTATCCCGCCGCTTGCGGCGGGGCAGAACAGCGCCAGGCAATGAAAAGACGCACGCGGCACCCGGATAACCGGGGCTGGCGATGCGATAATAGCGATAGGGAGGGCGCCATAAATGAAAGCAAGACAGATCCCGGACTCTCCGGGAGAACCAGAGGAATCGCCGGGCTTCCTGCTGTGGCAGCTGGCCAATGCCTGGCAGCGGCAGATGCGGATCGTGCTCGCGCCGCTCGGCCTCACTTATGTGCAGGCAATGCTGCTGACCGCGCTGCTGCGGTTGGAGCAGCGTGAAGCCATCACCGGCATGCCGATCACCCAGGGCGACCTCGCCCGGTTCTGCCAAGCGGATGCCACCATGACATCGCAGGTGCTGCGCACGCTGGAGGCGAAAGGCCTGCTGGAACGCAGCCGGGGGGCCGATGCCCGCGCCCGTCTGCCGCGCCTGACACTGGCCGGCCGGTCGCTGGCGGAGCGCGCGCTGCCACT of Oceanibaculum indicum P24 contains these proteins:
- a CDS encoding MarR family winged helix-turn-helix transcriptional regulator, whose translation is MKARQIPDSPGEPEESPGFLLWQLANAWQRQMRIVLAPLGLTYVQAMLLTALLRLEQREAITGMPITQGDLARFCQADATMTSQVLRTLEAKGLLERSRGADARARLPRLTLAGRSLAERALPLAETVDREFFDLPKQGRKTVPNDSALMVDLRTLWTRQRGSGGLDA